A window from Mycobacterium botniense encodes these proteins:
- a CDS encoding arabinosyltransferase domain-containing protein yields MTVTGTAVPAATRAVARDVRLTRRVATIAGLLGFVLSIATPLLPVVQTTATLNWPQHGQLANVTAPLISQTPVAMTVTVPCGVVRSVPPQGAMLLGTAPKHGKDAALNGLFVNVTSSRVDITDRNVVIGSVPRDLVAGPRCQRIEIASSHTGTFASFVGLTDPSGHPVRNGWADPNLRPQIVGVFTDLTGPAPSGLRLSATIDTRFSTRPTALKLAAIILAIAATVVALVALWRLDQLDGRRMRRFIPATWRGFTLADATVISGFLLWHVIGANSSDDGYILGMARVADHAGYMSNYFRWFGSPEDPFGWYYNLLALMTHVSDASIWMRLPDLIAGLLCWLLLSREVLPRLGPAVASSKAAVWAAGLVLLTAWMPFNNGLRPEPIIALGSLVTYVLIERSMRYSRMTPAALAATTAAFTLGIQPTGLIAVAALVAGGRPILRILVRRHRLVGTWPLVAPLLAAGFVVLTVVFADQTLATVLEATRIRSAIGPSQAWYTENLRYYYLILPTVDGSLSRRFGFLITALCLFTAVFIMLRRKRVPGVARGPAWRLMGVIFGTMFFLMFTPTKWVHHFGLFAAVGAAMAALTTVLVSPKVLRWSRNRIAFLAALMFLLALCFATTNGWWYVSSYGVPFNSSMPKIDGIAVSTIFFALFVLVALYAIWLHFAPQDRGESWVARTLTAAPVPVVAGFMALVFVATMVTGIVRQYPTYSNGWANLRTFAGGCGLADDVLVEPDPNDGFMPTSATDPGPWGPLGPLGGANPVGFTPNGVPEHTVAEAIRYHPPQPGTDYDWDAPTTLKTPGVNGSTVPLPYGLDPARVPVAGSYTTGPQQQSRLTSAWYQLPAPDKAHPLVVVTAAGKIAGNSVLHGHTSGQTVVLEYGRPGPHGTVVPAGRLVPYDLYGEQPKAWRNLRFARSHIPANATAVRLVVEDLSLTPEDWVAVTPPRVPQLRSLQEYVGSSQPVLMDWAVGLAFPCQHPMLHAYGVTEIPKFRITPDYTAKKQDTDTWEDGVNGGLLGITDLLLRAHVMATYLSRDWGRDWGSLRKFDTIVDARPADLELGRATRSGWWSPGKIRIGP; encoded by the coding sequence GTGACTGTCACCGGTACCGCAGTTCCCGCTGCCACTCGAGCTGTGGCCCGCGACGTGCGGCTCACGCGCCGGGTCGCGACGATCGCGGGTCTGCTCGGCTTTGTGCTCTCGATCGCCACCCCGCTGCTGCCCGTGGTGCAGACGACGGCGACGTTGAACTGGCCGCAGCACGGCCAGCTGGCCAACGTCACGGCGCCGCTGATCTCGCAGACGCCGGTCGCCATGACCGTGACCGTGCCGTGCGGCGTGGTCCGCTCGGTGCCGCCGCAGGGCGCGATGCTGCTGGGCACGGCGCCGAAGCACGGCAAGGACGCCGCGCTCAACGGCTTGTTCGTCAACGTCACCAGCTCTCGGGTCGACATCACCGATCGCAACGTCGTGATCGGCAGCGTTCCTCGCGACCTGGTGGCCGGGCCGCGTTGTCAGCGCATCGAGATCGCGTCCTCGCACACCGGCACCTTTGCCAGCTTCGTCGGGTTGACGGACCCGTCCGGGCACCCTGTGCGCAATGGTTGGGCCGACCCCAACTTGCGTCCGCAGATCGTGGGAGTGTTTACCGACCTGACCGGCCCGGCGCCGTCCGGGCTGAGACTGTCGGCGACCATCGACACCCGCTTCTCCACCCGGCCGACCGCGCTCAAATTGGCCGCGATAATCCTGGCCATCGCGGCAACCGTGGTCGCGCTGGTCGCGTTGTGGCGGCTGGACCAGTTGGACGGGCGCCGCATGCGCCGGTTCATCCCGGCGACCTGGCGTGGCTTCACGTTGGCCGATGCCACAGTGATTTCCGGGTTTCTGCTCTGGCATGTGATCGGGGCCAACTCCTCTGACGACGGCTACATCCTGGGCATGGCCCGTGTCGCTGACCACGCCGGTTACATGTCCAACTACTTCCGGTGGTTCGGCAGTCCGGAAGACCCGTTCGGCTGGTATTACAACCTGCTGGCCCTGATGACCCACGTCAGCGACGCCAGCATCTGGATGCGGTTGCCCGACCTGATCGCCGGGCTGCTGTGCTGGCTCCTGCTCTCGCGCGAGGTGCTGCCCAGGCTGGGACCGGCAGTGGCGTCCAGCAAGGCTGCGGTGTGGGCGGCGGGCCTGGTGCTGCTCACCGCGTGGATGCCGTTCAACAATGGGCTACGCCCCGAGCCCATCATCGCGCTCGGGTCGCTTGTCACCTATGTGCTGATCGAGCGGTCCATGCGTTACAGCCGGATGACACCTGCCGCGCTCGCGGCAACCACCGCCGCATTCACCCTCGGGATCCAGCCCACCGGCCTGATCGCGGTGGCCGCGCTGGTGGCCGGCGGCCGCCCGATCCTGCGGATCCTGGTGCGCCGGCACCGGCTGGTGGGCACCTGGCCGCTGGTGGCGCCGCTGTTGGCGGCGGGTTTCGTGGTGCTGACTGTAGTGTTTGCCGATCAGACGCTGGCAACAGTGTTGGAAGCAACCAGGATCCGCAGTGCGATCGGTCCCAGCCAAGCCTGGTACACCGAGAACCTGCGCTACTACTACCTGATTCTGCCCACCGTCGACGGTTCACTGTCCCGCCGGTTCGGTTTCCTCATCACAGCCCTGTGTTTGTTCACAGCAGTCTTTATCATGTTGCGGCGCAAGCGGGTTCCCGGAGTGGCCCGTGGACCGGCGTGGCGACTAATGGGCGTCATCTTCGGCACCATGTTCTTTTTGATGTTCACTCCCACCAAGTGGGTGCATCACTTCGGTTTGTTCGCCGCGGTGGGGGCGGCGATGGCCGCGCTGACGACTGTACTGGTGTCACCGAAGGTGCTGCGCTGGTCGCGCAACCGGATCGCGTTTTTGGCGGCGCTGATGTTTTTGCTGGCGCTGTGTTTTGCTACCACTAACGGTTGGTGGTATGTCTCAAGCTACGGCGTTCCGTTCAACAGCTCGATGCCCAAGATTGACGGGATCGCCGTCAGCACAATATTTTTCGCTCTGTTCGTATTGGTTGCGCTGTATGCGATCTGGTTGCATTTCGCGCCGCAGGACCGCGGCGAGAGTTGGGTGGCCCGGACCCTGACCGCGGCGCCGGTGCCGGTCGTCGCGGGTTTCATGGCACTGGTGTTCGTAGCGACGATGGTGACGGGAATCGTGCGCCAGTACCCCACGTATTCCAACGGCTGGGCCAACCTGCGGACGTTCGCCGGCGGCTGCGGGCTGGCCGATGACGTGCTCGTCGAGCCGGACCCCAACGACGGCTTTATGCCAACGTCGGCGACTGACCCAGGACCATGGGGACCGTTGGGCCCCTTAGGCGGTGCCAACCCCGTCGGGTTCACCCCTAACGGCGTGCCCGAACACACTGTGGCCGAGGCGATTCGCTATCATCCACCACAGCCGGGCACCGACTACGACTGGGATGCGCCGACCACGCTGAAAACCCCTGGCGTCAACGGTTCGACGGTGCCGCTGCCGTACGGCCTTGACCCGGCGCGGGTTCCAGTGGCCGGCAGCTACACCACCGGCCCCCAGCAGCAAAGCCGGCTCACGTCCGCGTGGTATCAGCTGCCGGCGCCGGACAAGGCTCATCCACTGGTGGTGGTGACTGCGGCGGGCAAGATTGCCGGCAACAGCGTGTTGCACGGCCACACCAGCGGGCAGACGGTGGTGCTGGAATACGGTCGGCCCGGCCCGCACGGCACCGTGGTGCCCGCCGGCCGGCTGGTGCCCTACGACCTTTACGGGGAGCAGCCCAAGGCATGGCGCAATCTGCGGTTCGCCCGCTCCCACATTCCGGCTAATGCGACTGCCGTGCGGCTGGTCGTCGAGGACCTGTCACTGACCCCCGAAGACTGGGTCGCAGTCACTCCGCCGCGGGTGCCGCAACTGCGCTCGCTGCAAGAGTATGTCGGCTCCTCGCAGCCGGTGCTGATGGACTGGGCGGTGGGGCTGGCCTTCCCCTGCCAGCACCCGATGCTGCACGCCTACGGTGTCACCGAGATCCCGAAGTTCCGGATCACCCCGGACTACACCGCCAAAAAACAAGACACCGACACCTGGGAAGACGGCGTCAACGGGGGTCTGTTGGGCATCACCGACCTGCTGTTGCGGGCGCATGTGATGGCGACTTACCTGTCGCGCGACTGGGGCCGGGACTGGGGGTCGTTGCGCAAGTTCGACACCATCGTCGACGCACGCCCTGCCGACCTCGAATTGGGCCGCGCGACCCGCAGCGGCTGGTGGTCACCCGGCAAGATCCGTATCGGACCGTAA
- a CDS encoding MMPL/RND family transporter, producing MSGNDTQESFLARTIHRLAVPIIVGWLALTVITFIAAPKLEKVERDNTVGLLPADAPSLIAMKRQGKVFHEFDSDSVAMVVLVGDKPLGAEARRYYDGLVRELEHDTKHVQHVQNYWGDLITAAGNQSADSKAAYVQVNLVGDQGTTAADESVHAVEHIVAHSHPPAGIKAYVTGQAPQTTDTTEAGDKSMGQRVAITIVVAAIMLLIIYRSLVTVLVVLLVVFVELGIARGVVATIGNFHVMGFTTFAVSLLMSLVIAAGTDYAIFFIGRYHEARHAGQNRQTAFYTTYRGVSHVVLGSGLTVAGAMLCLRLTRLPYLNTLAIPCAIGLLVVIAASLTLVPAILVAGGRVGLLDPKRPINVRGWRRIGTAVVRWPAPILAGALVVSIVGGLALPGYQTSYDNRRYIPASLGSNVGYAAALQHFTYARLNPDILLVEADHDLRNPVDMLDLDRIAGNIFRVPGIARVQSITRPLGYNIEHGTIPFQVAMGPIPIRDNLRYLKDRLDDILKLSRDDLGLQIATLERMYKVQQDLTNSINDSAHVTEETAAITDEIRDHIADFDDFWRPIRSYFYWEKHCFDIPICWSLRSIFDALDGFDKLTDKFHTLAKDLQRGADASRELSQLIPPMIDVAKSMQTTFLTLYSSFNDLVTQMDRMTDTATLMGKFFDQAKIDGLFYIPPEVFGSHDFQQGLKLLVSPDGKAARMIITHDGNPASTEGISHVDAELKAAREAVKETPLANAKFYLGGTAATWKDIQEATKYDVMVEAMAALILIFIVMLVITRALFASLVIVGTVVLSLATGFGLSVLVWQHLVGLELNWIVLPFSVTILLAVGSDYNLLLVSRFKEEIGAGLKTGIIRAMGGTGGVVTGAGLVFAFTMAALVVNKLRTIGQGGSTIGLGLLVDTLVVRSLMTPSIATLLGRWFWWPLRVRSRPLYRPPAASSDIEDADTAEFARPSNV from the coding sequence ATGAGCGGCAATGACACCCAGGAGTCGTTTCTCGCGAGAACGATCCACCGGCTGGCGGTGCCGATCATCGTGGGCTGGCTCGCGCTTACCGTCATCACCTTCATCGCCGCGCCAAAGCTAGAAAAAGTCGAGCGCGACAACACGGTGGGCTTGTTACCCGCCGACGCTCCCTCGCTCATCGCGATGAAGCGTCAGGGCAAGGTATTCCACGAGTTCGATTCCGACAGCGTCGCCATGGTGGTGTTGGTCGGCGACAAGCCACTGGGAGCCGAGGCGCGCCGCTATTACGACGGTCTGGTGCGTGAACTCGAACACGACACCAAACATGTCCAGCATGTGCAGAACTACTGGGGCGACCTGATCACCGCCGCGGGCAATCAGAGCGCCGATAGCAAAGCCGCCTACGTGCAGGTGAACCTTGTCGGTGATCAGGGCACCACAGCGGCAGACGAATCGGTGCACGCGGTGGAACACATTGTGGCGCACTCACACCCGCCGGCAGGGATCAAGGCGTATGTCACCGGGCAGGCGCCGCAGACCACCGACACCACCGAGGCCGGCGACAAGAGCATGGGGCAACGGGTCGCCATCACGATCGTCGTTGCCGCGATCATGCTGCTTATCATCTATCGCTCCCTGGTCACCGTCCTGGTGGTGCTCCTCGTGGTCTTCGTCGAATTGGGCATTGCGCGAGGGGTCGTCGCGACGATCGGGAACTTTCACGTCATGGGGTTCACGACGTTCGCCGTCAGCCTGCTCATGTCGCTGGTGATCGCGGCGGGAACTGATTACGCGATCTTTTTCATCGGCCGTTATCACGAGGCACGCCACGCGGGCCAGAATCGCCAGACCGCGTTTTACACCACTTATCGCGGGGTCTCGCATGTCGTCTTGGGATCGGGTCTTACCGTTGCCGGAGCGATGCTGTGCCTGCGGCTGACTCGGCTGCCTTATCTGAATACGCTGGCGATTCCCTGTGCGATCGGGCTGCTCGTGGTGATCGCCGCCTCGCTCACCCTGGTTCCGGCCATTCTCGTCGCGGGCGGTCGTGTGGGTCTGCTCGACCCGAAACGACCGATCAACGTGCGCGGGTGGCGCCGGATAGGCACCGCGGTGGTGCGGTGGCCCGCGCCGATCCTGGCCGGCGCCCTCGTCGTGTCGATTGTCGGGGGGCTCGCCTTGCCGGGCTATCAAACCAGCTATGACAACCGCCGCTACATTCCCGCAAGCCTGGGATCCAATGTCGGATACGCCGCGGCCCTTCAGCATTTCACCTACGCCAGACTCAATCCGGACATATTGCTCGTCGAAGCCGACCATGATCTCCGGAATCCGGTCGACATGCTCGACTTGGACCGAATCGCGGGCAACATCTTCCGTGTACCCGGAATCGCCAGGGTGCAAAGCATTACCAGGCCACTGGGGTACAACATCGAACATGGCACCATTCCGTTTCAGGTGGCGATGGGCCCCATTCCCATCAGGGACAACCTGCGATATCTGAAAGATCGTCTCGACGATATCCTCAAACTGAGCCGCGACGATCTCGGTCTCCAGATTGCGACTTTAGAGCGCATGTACAAAGTACAGCAAGACCTGACCAATTCGATTAACGACAGCGCCCACGTTACGGAGGAGACTGCCGCCATTACGGACGAAATACGGGATCATATCGCGGATTTTGACGATTTTTGGCGACCGATTCGCAGCTACTTCTACTGGGAAAAACACTGCTTCGACATCCCTATATGTTGGTCGCTCCGCTCCATCTTCGATGCGTTAGATGGCTTTGACAAACTCACGGATAAATTTCATACTCTCGCCAAAGATCTGCAAAGAGGTGCTGACGCGAGCCGGGAGTTATCTCAGTTGATTCCGCCGATGATCGACGTCGCAAAGTCGATGCAGACCACATTTTTGACCCTGTACAGCAGTTTTAACGACTTGGTCACCCAAATGGACCGCATGACCGACACGGCGACCCTGATGGGCAAATTTTTCGACCAAGCAAAAATTGACGGTCTCTTCTACATCCCGCCGGAGGTCTTTGGTAGCCATGACTTTCAGCAGGGACTCAAACTGCTGGTCTCTCCCGATGGCAAAGCCGCCCGCATGATCATCACCCACGACGGGAACCCGGCGTCAACCGAGGGCATCTCACATGTTGACGCGGAACTCAAGGCCGCCCGCGAGGCCGTCAAGGAAACCCCATTGGCCAACGCCAAATTCTATCTCGGCGGCACTGCGGCGACCTGGAAAGATATCCAGGAAGCCACCAAATACGACGTGATGGTCGAAGCTATGGCCGCGCTGATACTGATCTTTATCGTCATGCTGGTGATCACGCGGGCCCTGTTTGCCTCACTGGTAATCGTCGGCACCGTGGTGCTCTCGCTGGCTACCGGTTTTGGATTATCCGTACTAGTCTGGCAGCACCTGGTCGGCCTGGAACTGAACTGGATCGTGTTGCCGTTCTCGGTGACTATCCTGCTCGCCGTGGGATCGGACTACAACTTGTTATTGGTCTCGCGGTTCAAAGAGGAAATCGGCGCCGGCCTGAAAACGGGTATTATCCGCGCAATGGGCGGCACCGGGGGAGTCGTCACCGGCGCTGGCCTGGTATTCGCCTTCACGATGGCCGCATTGGTCGTCAACAAACTGCGCACGATTGGACAAGGGGGCTCGACCATCGGGCTGGGCCTGCTGGTGGACACCCTGGTGGTGCGCTCACTGATGACGCCCTCGATCGCCACGCTGCTGGGACGGTGGTTCTGGTGGCCGCTGCGGGTGCGGTCGCGGCCCCTCTACCGTCCGCCGGCCGCCAGCTCAGATATCGAAGACGCCGACACGGCCGAGTTCGCGCGACCGTCGAATGTGTAG
- a CDS encoding MmpS family transport accessory protein, whose amino-acid sequence MLGVLKRMWIPLVIAAVVMVGGFVAYRLHGIFGSHRLSAAGQVESIVPINVKRVTYEIFGPAGTAGYVTYLDENAQPHGANFTSLPWSHTLTTTLPGVFAAVVAQGNSDTIGCRIVVDGRLKDEQSTTILNAQTFCLDKAA is encoded by the coding sequence ATGCTGGGAGTTCTCAAGCGGATGTGGATACCGTTGGTCATCGCGGCGGTGGTGATGGTCGGCGGTTTTGTCGCCTATCGGTTGCATGGAATCTTCGGCTCGCACCGTCTTTCGGCGGCAGGACAGGTTGAATCGATTGTGCCGATCAATGTCAAGCGGGTGACATACGAAATCTTCGGTCCCGCGGGTACGGCAGGCTACGTCACATACTTAGACGAGAACGCTCAGCCCCACGGGGCGAATTTCACCAGCCTGCCCTGGTCGCATACCCTGACCACGACCCTGCCGGGAGTGTTCGCCGCCGTGGTAGCCCAGGGTAATAGCGACACGATCGGGTGCCGGATTGTTGTTGACGGCCGGCTCAAAGATGAGCAGTCCACAACCATCCTGAACGCTCAGACTTTCTGTTTGGACAAAGCCGCATGA
- a CDS encoding arabinosyltransferase domain-containing protein, translating to MPHDGSQRSTQRIARIVAVTAGIAGTLLCALVPLLPVRQTTATIRWPQGSRLGYVTGITAPLVSGAPRAMDISIPCPAIATLPADGGLVLSTLPPDGFQTGKSGLFVRANTDIVVVAFRDSVAAVAPRAAIAAGACSVLHIWADTGGAGADFVGIPGAAGVLPTEKKPQVGGIFTDLKVPVQPGLSAHIDIDTRFITRATGLKKVVMGLAALAVCTAVAALTVLDRRSGRPIPRSPAIARLLGGSPRAPTHRWATWSRVGLASWLADITVIATLLVWHIIGATSSDDGYNLIIARTAKSAGYVTNYYRFFGTTEAPFDWYPAVLAHLAAVSTAGVWMRIPATAAGIGCWLIISRCMLRRLGPARGGLATNRVAIWTAGAVFLSAWLPFNNGLRPEPLIAFGTLVAWVLVENALATRRLVPAAAAIVVAMLSATLAPQGVIAVAPLLAGARPIAQMIARRRPADGLLAPLAVLTASLSLIAVVVFRAQTLATVAESARIKYVVGPTISWYQEFLRYYFLTVESNVDASMTRRFAVLVLLLCLFGVLVVLLRRARIPGVASGPAWRLIGTTALGLLLLTFTPTKWAVQFGAFAGLTGALGAVTAFTVARVGLHSRRNLSLYITALLFLLAWATSGINGWFYVGNYGVPWFDIQPVIASHPVTTLFLAASIATGLLAAWQHFRMDYAGHTEVKDTRRNRILASTPLLVVASVMVLVEVGSMAKAGAARYPVYTTAKANLDALRSGLSVTSCAMADDVLAEPDPNAGLLQPVPGQNYGPYGPLGGENPVGFNPNGVSEDLTSDPVISKPGLVNSDASPNKPNAAVSDSAGTAGGYGPVGINGSRVALPFGLDPARVPVMGSYGENTVAAHATSVWYQLPSDWKERIADRPLVVVAAAGSIWSHEQDGTLSYGQPLRLQWGVAHPDGTVSPLGEFEPIDIGPQKAWRNLRFPLSWAPPQANVARIVADDPNLSVDQWFGFTPPRVPVLQTLQQLIGSHAPVFMDIATAANFPCQRPFAEHLGVAELPEYRILPDHKQTAASSNLWESAEKGGPFLFTRTLLRTSTIPTYLRGDWYRDWGSVEKFYRLVPADQAPDAVIEHGVTTVPGWSRPGPIRALP from the coding sequence GTGCCCCACGACGGTAGCCAGCGATCAACACAGCGAATCGCGCGAATCGTTGCCGTCACCGCGGGGATTGCCGGGACGCTGTTGTGTGCGCTGGTCCCGTTGCTTCCGGTGCGCCAAACCACGGCGACCATCCGGTGGCCCCAGGGCAGTCGTCTGGGTTATGTCACCGGGATCACCGCCCCGCTGGTGTCCGGGGCACCGCGGGCAATGGACATCTCCATTCCGTGCCCGGCGATCGCGACTTTGCCCGCCGACGGCGGCCTGGTGTTGTCGACGCTGCCCCCCGACGGTTTCCAGACCGGCAAGAGCGGGCTATTCGTGCGCGCCAACACCGACATAGTGGTCGTCGCGTTCCGCGACTCAGTTGCCGCGGTGGCGCCCCGCGCGGCGATCGCCGCCGGCGCCTGCAGTGTGCTGCACATCTGGGCCGATACCGGCGGAGCGGGGGCGGACTTCGTCGGTATCCCAGGCGCTGCCGGCGTTCTCCCGACCGAGAAAAAACCCCAAGTCGGCGGGATTTTTACTGATCTGAAGGTGCCTGTACAGCCTGGGCTGTCGGCGCACATCGACATCGACACCCGGTTCATCACCCGGGCAACCGGCCTGAAAAAAGTGGTGATGGGGCTGGCCGCGTTGGCCGTATGCACGGCCGTCGCCGCGCTGACGGTCCTGGACCGAAGATCTGGGCGACCCATACCCCGGTCCCCCGCCATCGCCCGGCTGCTCGGGGGATCGCCGCGCGCCCCGACCCACCGCTGGGCAACGTGGTCGCGGGTCGGTCTGGCTAGCTGGCTCGCCGATATCACGGTGATCGCCACGCTGCTGGTCTGGCATATCATCGGTGCCACCTCATCGGATGACGGGTACAACCTGATCATCGCCCGGACCGCCAAGAGTGCCGGATATGTCACCAACTACTACCGGTTCTTCGGTACGACCGAGGCACCGTTCGACTGGTATCCGGCGGTGTTGGCGCATCTGGCCGCGGTGAGCACGGCCGGTGTCTGGATGCGAATCCCGGCCACCGCGGCCGGGATCGGATGCTGGCTCATCATCAGCCGGTGCATGTTGCGTCGGCTCGGTCCCGCCAGGGGCGGGCTGGCGACCAATCGGGTCGCGATATGGACGGCCGGTGCGGTGTTCCTGTCCGCCTGGCTGCCATTCAACAACGGGCTGCGCCCCGAACCGCTGATCGCCTTCGGCACGCTGGTCGCCTGGGTGCTGGTGGAGAATGCGCTCGCCACGCGCCGGCTGGTCCCGGCTGCGGCGGCGATCGTTGTCGCAATGCTCAGCGCGACCCTGGCCCCCCAGGGCGTGATAGCTGTCGCCCCGCTGCTGGCCGGAGCCCGGCCGATCGCCCAGATGATCGCCCGGCGCCGGCCCGCCGACGGGCTGCTGGCGCCGCTCGCCGTGCTGACCGCGTCGTTATCCCTCATCGCCGTCGTCGTGTTTCGCGCCCAGACGCTGGCCACGGTCGCCGAATCGGCACGCATCAAATACGTTGTCGGACCGACAATCTCGTGGTACCAGGAGTTTTTGCGCTACTACTTTCTGACGGTGGAGTCAAATGTCGACGCGTCGATGACCCGCCGCTTTGCCGTACTGGTGCTGCTGCTGTGCCTGTTCGGAGTGTTGGTGGTGCTGCTGCGGCGCGCCCGGATTCCCGGGGTGGCCAGCGGGCCGGCATGGCGGTTGATCGGCACGACAGCGCTGGGGTTGCTGCTGTTGACGTTCACACCCACGAAGTGGGCCGTGCAATTCGGCGCATTCGCCGGACTAACCGGGGCGCTGGGCGCGGTTACCGCGTTCACCGTAGCCCGGGTCGGTTTGCACAGCCGACGCAATCTCTCGCTGTACATCACGGCGTTGCTGTTCCTGCTGGCGTGGGCCACCTCGGGCATCAACGGCTGGTTTTATGTCGGCAATTACGGGGTGCCGTGGTTCGACATCCAGCCGGTCATCGCCAGCCATCCGGTGACGACACTGTTCCTGGCGGCTTCGATCGCGACCGGACTACTGGCTGCCTGGCAGCATTTCCGGATGGACTATGCCGGACACACCGAGGTCAAGGACACCCGGCGTAACCGCATCCTGGCCTCGACCCCGCTGTTGGTTGTCGCGTCGGTGATGGTGCTCGTGGAGGTCGGCTCGATGGCCAAGGCCGGCGCAGCACGTTACCCCGTCTACACCACCGCCAAAGCAAACCTGGACGCGTTGCGCAGCGGGCTTTCTGTCACCAGTTGCGCGATGGCCGACGATGTACTGGCTGAACCCGACCCCAACGCTGGTCTGCTGCAACCAGTCCCGGGTCAGAACTATGGGCCCTACGGGCCGCTCGGCGGTGAGAACCCGGTCGGCTTCAACCCCAACGGTGTCAGCGAAGACTTGACCTCTGACCCGGTCATCTCCAAACCCGGGCTGGTCAACTCCGACGCCTCCCCCAACAAGCCCAACGCCGCGGTGAGCGATTCCGCGGGCACCGCCGGCGGTTACGGCCCGGTCGGGATCAACGGGTCGCGGGTGGCGCTGCCATTCGGTCTGGACCCGGCGCGGGTCCCGGTGATGGGCAGCTACGGCGAGAACACCGTGGCAGCGCACGCGACATCGGTGTGGTACCAATTGCCGTCTGACTGGAAGGAGCGCATCGCGGACCGGCCGCTGGTGGTGGTGGCCGCCGCCGGGTCCATCTGGTCTCACGAACAGGACGGCACACTGAGCTACGGGCAGCCGCTGCGGCTGCAATGGGGGGTGGCCCACCCAGACGGCACCGTCTCGCCGCTCGGGGAATTCGAACCGATTGACATCGGGCCGCAGAAGGCGTGGCGTAACCTGCGGTTCCCGCTGAGCTGGGCACCCCCGCAGGCCAATGTGGCACGCATCGTCGCTGACGACCCCAACCTCAGCGTCGATCAGTGGTTCGGATTCACACCGCCACGGGTACCGGTACTGCAGACACTGCAGCAGCTGATCGGCTCACACGCCCCGGTGTTTATGGACATCGCGACCGCGGCGAACTTCCCCTGCCAGCGGCCGTTCGCCGAACACCTTGGGGTGGCCGAACTTCCGGAGTACCGCATTCTGCCCGACCACAAACAGACGGCGGCGTCGTCCAACCTCTGGGAGTCGGCAGAAAAAGGCGGGCCGTTCTTGTTCACCCGGACGCTGCTGCGGACCTCCACGATCCCGACCTACCTGCGCGGCGACTGGTACCGCGACTGGGGTTCGGTGGAAAAGTTCTACCGGCTGGTGCCAGCCGATCAAGCGCCGGATGCCGTCATCGAGCACGGTGTGACCACAGTGCCCGGCTGGAGCCGGCCCGGACCGATTCGAGCACTGCCGTGA
- a CDS encoding helix-turn-helix transcriptional regulator, whose protein sequence is MTTTLGEFLRARREAIAPCPGHDGEFARRRRTPGLRREEVAARAGISADYYARLEQGREKHPSVQVLDALVIALGLSPDEAAYLHDLAIPQHRWRWKTGAQQSPAEYLLLLMQTWTLGPAYIVNHRCDVLAENPQASLLFDQFKTTGNILRLLFLDPAAKTVWVNWESYAKTAIATLHRIMGADIDQPDVAEIIQELSEKSTDFVRMWKSHDVGVSGGKIKRLRHRDFGELEFDYELLSAASAPGQFLVVHRSRELGPAFSIEQSA, encoded by the coding sequence GTGACGACCACGTTAGGGGAGTTTCTTCGTGCCCGTCGCGAGGCGATAGCACCGTGCCCGGGGCACGACGGTGAGTTTGCGCGGCGCCGACGGACCCCTGGGTTGCGCCGCGAAGAGGTGGCTGCGCGGGCCGGGATCAGTGCCGACTATTACGCGCGACTGGAGCAAGGACGCGAAAAACACCCGTCTGTTCAGGTTTTAGACGCCTTAGTGATTGCGCTCGGCCTGTCTCCGGACGAGGCGGCGTATTTGCACGATCTGGCGATCCCACAACACCGATGGCGGTGGAAAACCGGTGCGCAACAAAGCCCGGCGGAGTATCTGCTGCTGCTCATGCAGACCTGGACACTCGGTCCTGCCTATATCGTCAACCATCGGTGCGATGTGCTGGCCGAAAATCCGCAGGCGTCGCTGCTGTTCGATCAATTCAAGACCACCGGAAATATTTTGCGCCTGCTTTTCCTGGACCCGGCGGCGAAAACCGTCTGGGTGAACTGGGAATCCTACGCCAAAACCGCCATCGCCACGCTGCACCGCATCATGGGCGCGGATATCGACCAGCCCGATGTGGCTGAGATCATCCAGGAACTTTCCGAGAAGAGCACTGACTTCGTCCGGATGTGGAAAAGTCATGACGTGGGCGTATCCGGTGGCAAGATCAAACGCCTCCGGCATCGCGACTTCGGTGAGCTGGAGTTTGATTATGAGCTGCTTTCGGCGGCGAGTGCGCCCGGACAGTTCCTCGTGGTGCATCGGAGCCGGGAACTGGGCCCTGCGTTTTCGATCGAACAGTCGGCGTAA